The genome window GGGTTGTATCGGCCCTGTTGTCATGCCAATAATTGCACGCTTTTTAGCAAGACGATTCATATGGTAAAGTGCCGATTTGATTTCATACATACGATAAAAACAATTGACACCAATGACGATATCGTGGGCTTCTACCTCATCCTCAGCAAGGCTTTCCCATTTTGCATGAATATAAGACACATGTTGCTTATCGTGCATACAATTTTGTAGGTAGCGAAGGATGCTATCTGAGCTATCTACACAAGTTAGCTTTCGTACATGATCAGCTAGTGGAAACGTATAATTGCCCCAGCCTGGACCAATTTCCAATACCGAGTGCTCTGGTTGAATACTTTTTTTTATTTCTTGAAAAATTCTTGTAGCGTAAGGATCTGTTTGCCCTGTCTTTTTACGTGCAATAGACTGCGCCCAAAACTGCTCCTCTAATTGATCATTGACCATTCTTTCAGGCATTTGGCCATGCCAGTCCTTCATACCTTCCTGCCACAATGCCTCATAATTAATAGCTAACGGTCCTTTTCTTGTCATACGGGTACCTCTATATTCATAATTTCGTATACTTTTTTCATATCGAGATTAGCGCGCACATGCTTTGCCAGCATATTGTAAGCGTCCTCTCTACGTTCTGCGTCACTTTTTACATCACTTGGTAAAGTAGTCAGCCCTTTTTTCAGGCGTATGTCATTGACAAGCTGTCGTGTAAAGGCGCGATTATGGAATAAACCATGGAAATATGTTCCGATAACTTGTTCGTCAGCACTTACTGCCCCATCTTCCCGCCCATCTGCAAGTTGTAAAAATGGTGAGACTTCGTCACGCAAAATTTTTGTACGTCCAAGATGAATCTCATAGCCAGTAAACGTATCTTGTCCTCTTGTTCCTGTCATTTGAACCGTTTTTTTATCACCAACGAAAATAGTTTCCATTGGCAATAACCCTAGACCTTGCGCTGAATCTCCATTTCCTTCTACTGCATCTGGGTCTAGTAACGTTTCGCCAAGCATTTGGAAGCCACCACAAATTCCAATAATTTTGGTCCCTTGTTGGCGTAAATTAGGTATGGCTTGATCGAAGCCTTGTGTCTTTAACCACACTAAATCATCCATTGTACTTTTTGTTCCAGGTAGTATCAGTAAGTCAGGCGTACCAAGCTCATTGACATCGCCAATTAACCGTACACCAACCTCTGGCTCATCGAAAAATGGATCAACATCCGTAAAGTTGGAAATGCGCGGTAAACGAATCATAGCTACATCGACTGAGAATTCCCCAGGCTTTGGTTTTTTAAAGCGCAATGAAGATAGTGCTAGCGAATCCTCAGCCTCAATATTGACATCTACATACGGCACAACACCAAGTACAGGAATACCAGTTTCACGCTCTACCCACTCAATACCATCATCGAGTAATTCACGCATCCCTCTGAATTTATTGATGATCAACCCTTTTACACGTGCACGCTCTACATCGTCAAGCAATGCGAGTGTTCCAACAATCGATGCAAATACTCCACCCCGATCGATATCAGCAACTAACACAACAGCTGCATCTGCTAAATGAGCCATGCGCATATTTGCTATATCACGGTCCTTTAAATTAATTTCTGCAGGGCTTCCCGCTCCTTCAAGTACAATAACATCATATGTATTTTGTAAAGTTCGTACCGACTTTTCTACGATTGGCATCGCTTCTTGTACGAATTTATTGCGATAGCTTTTGGCATCCATATTTAAAAAATGCTTGCCATGAACAATCACTTCAGATACCATATCCTGCTTCGGTTTTAGCAATATAGGATTCATATCCGTAGTTGCGACAACACGTGCAGCCTCTGCTTGTACACCCTGCGCACGGCCGATTTCTCCACCATCTTGAGTTACAAACGAATTAAGGGCCATATTTTGCGATTTAAACGGTACTACCTTTAGCCCATCATCCGAAAAAATACGGCATAGCGCAGTACAAATCATACTTTTCCCAACATCAGAAGCCGTTCCTTGAATCATGATAGATTTTGCTGGCATAGTCTTTTTCCTCCGTATTTATAGTTGAAGCGCGGGTGTTCTGATCCGTTCCGCGGGTATTTCTTGCCAAAGCGCGGGTATTATGCTCCGTTCCGCGGGTATTTCCCCCAAAAGCGCGGGTATTCTGCCCGGTTCCGCGGGTATTTCCCCCCGAAGCGCGGGTATTCTGCCCGGCTCCGCGGGTATTTCCCCCCAAAGCGCGGGTATTCTGCCCGGCTCCGCGAATATCCCTCTTATCCTTTATTGCTTAGAATTCTAGACCTTTGACAGCTGGAATTCCTTCGTCATAATAATGCTTTGTCGCATCGATTGATGATACTAAATCTGCCATAGCTACGAGCGCTGGATTTGCGCTACGCCCTGTTACAACTAGATGCATTGTAGATGGACGCTGTTGAATGGCTTCAATGACTTCAGCTAATGGGAGTACATCATCAATCGGGAATTTTGTGATAGCAAGCGCATTGTTGAGCTCATCTAATACGAGTACATCAATACTGTCGTCTTGCAGGGCGGCCTTTGTTTTCTTCCATGCCTTTGCTAAAGCAGCACGATGCTCCTCAGGCGTTTTTGTCCATGTAAAGCCGATTCCCATTTGCTCCATTTCTACGCCAAGTTTACGAAGAGCAATTTGCTCTCCGTATGTACGCTCTGGTGATTTAATGAACTGCATATAACGGACATTGAGGCCACGACCAACTGCGCGTAATGTGACACCAAGAGAAGCTGTTGTTTTGCCCTTCCCTTCACCTGTATATACTAAAAATAAGCCTTTTCTAGCCATTTTTTAAGCCTCCCTTAAAGCCATGTTGTTTTTTCTTCAAATGGGGTACGTTTCTTGTCTTTAAGCTCCTGCTCTTCTGGATAGCCAATAAAGATTGTTCCTACTACCTTTTGTGATTCACTTGCGCCAATGAATGCATGCATACGTGGATCATGAACAAGTCCTACACCGCGTGTACGCCATACAAAGCCAAGCCCTAGCTCCTCTGCGGCAAGCCACATGGACATAATGGCACTGCTTACAGCAAAGACATTATCTGCTGTCGCATCAGTATCGTCTTCCACAATATCTGCCGTTACAACAATGGCAACAGGTGTTGTTTGCACAACCTTTAATGAGCTTTCTACTAAATTTGGCTTTGTTGGGAATCGCTCCTGTAAATAAGTACTTGCCATTTCCTCATAGCGTTTCATCGCATCGTCTTGAATAACATAAAAATGCCAAGGCTCACGCATACGGTCATTTGGAGCATAAGTGGCAGCTTGTAAAATTTGCTCGATTTTCTCTTTTTCAACAGGCTGTGTCGTGTAATTGCGAATCGCACGACGATTT of Lysinibacillus agricola contains these proteins:
- a CDS encoding cobyric acid synthase, giving the protein MPAKSIMIQGTASDVGKSMICTALCRIFSDDGLKVVPFKSQNMALNSFVTQDGGEIGRAQGVQAEAARVVATTDMNPILLKPKQDMVSEVIVHGKHFLNMDAKSYRNKFVQEAMPIVEKSVRTLQNTYDVIVLEGAGSPAEINLKDRDIANMRMAHLADAAVVLVADIDRGGVFASIVGTLALLDDVERARVKGLIINKFRGMRELLDDGIEWVERETGIPVLGVVPYVDVNIEAEDSLALSSLRFKKPKPGEFSVDVAMIRLPRISNFTDVDPFFDEPEVGVRLIGDVNELGTPDLLILPGTKSTMDDLVWLKTQGFDQAIPNLRQQGTKIIGICGGFQMLGETLLDPDAVEGNGDSAQGLGLLPMETIFVGDKKTVQMTGTRGQDTFTGYEIHLGRTKILRDEVSPFLQLADGREDGAVSADEQVIGTYFHGLFHNRAFTRQLVNDIRLKKGLTTLPSDVKSDAERREDAYNMLAKHVRANLDMKKVYEIMNIEVPV
- a CDS encoding nitroreductase family protein yields the protein MTVIEALKNRRAIRNYTTQPVEKEKIEQILQAATYAPNDRMREPWHFYVIQDDAMKRYEEMASTYLQERFPTKPNLVESSLKVVQTTPVAIVVTADIVEDDTDATADNVFAVSSAIMSMWLAAEELGLGFVWRTRGVGLVHDPRMHAFIGASESQKVVGTIFIGYPEEQELKDKKRTPFEEKTTWL
- a CDS encoding cob(I)yrinic acid a,c-diamide adenosyltransferase gives rise to the protein MARKGLFLVYTGEGKGKTTASLGVTLRAVGRGLNVRYMQFIKSPERTYGEQIALRKLGVEMEQMGIGFTWTKTPEEHRAALAKAWKKTKAALQDDSIDVLVLDELNNALAITKFPIDDVLPLAEVIEAIQQRPSTMHLVVTGRSANPALVAMADLVSSIDATKHYYDEGIPAVKGLEF
- a CDS encoding class I SAM-dependent methyltransferase, which gives rise to MTRKGPLAINYEALWQEGMKDWHGQMPERMVNDQLEEQFWAQSIARKKTGQTDPYATRIFQEIKKSIQPEHSVLEIGPGWGNYTFPLADHVRKLTCVDSSDSILRYLQNCMHDKQHVSYIHAKWESLAEDEVEAHDIVIGVNCFYRMYEIKSALYHMNRLAKKRAIIGMTTGPIQPHYEILYEKYGYDIKFPRRDYIEFLNLLYEMDIYAECKIIPLERVYEYESYEQLVTTQSKKILNTNFNRAHVEESLMPFMEEKNGRYYYRHDFHAALVSWEPK